Proteins from a single region of Thunnus albacares chromosome 16, fThuAlb1.1, whole genome shotgun sequence:
- the plg gene encoding plasminogen isoform X1 → MDLYKAAFLLGTLICTVSGTEVDGYAKTEGAWILSLNKRMYSVNAVAECATKCDTETSFTCRAFMYVEKDQECWTAAANSKSEMVLRRSSTALYEKQLYLLECVNGIGTDYRGTKARTKSGKTCQKWEAKQPHRPNITPQSHPRADLESNFCRNPDGDSGGPWCYTTDASTRWEHCDVPSCTEECIHCSGEDYRGKISTTESGFTCQRWDSQKPHNHGYIPSVLTEKYLEENYCRNPDGEARPWCFTTSPSKRWEICSIPRCASEPPTVVPELTCATGGGSAYRGTVSVTESGKTCQVWSAQTPHKHNRTPDNYPCKGLDSNYCRNPDNEMMPWCYTTDPNTRWEYCRVPSCGDAPGPGEAVIPPEEEDCYEGDGTTYRGITSETISGKKCQAWSAMTPHSHRKTPQVFPSADLRRNLCRNPDGDRAPWCYTMDPGVRWEYCNLEKCPPAAVPTQSTKPEVPSSATQTPPEKDCKVGNGATYRGPTSITILGVTCQAWSAQSPHQHNSFTPRTHPDKGLDGNQCRNPDSDVNGPWCYTTDTSKKWDYCQIPDCAGMKCGTPVIKPKRCFGRIVGGCVSKPHSWPWQISLRTNTGIHFCGGTLISAQWVLTAAHCLERSKRPSAYRVVLGVHTERAAEPTKQEKALEKLVLGPNRADIALLKLESPVLINDKVLPVCLPEKDFIVASGTECYVTGWGETQGTGGEGVLKETGFPVIENKICNRPSYLNGRVKDHEMCAGNIEGGTDSCQGDSGGPLVCYSQNRYILQGVTSWGLGCANAMKPGVYARVSKFVDWIERTIKAG, encoded by the exons ATGGACCTGTACAAAGCAGCTTTCCTCCTGGGAACCCTGATCTGCACTG TCAGCGGTACTGAGGTGGACGGCTATGCCAAAACTGAAGGAGCGTGGATCCTCTCGCTGAACAAAAGAATGTACTCTGTAAACGCTGTGGCTGAGTGTGCCACCAAATGTGACACTGAAACATCCTTCACATGCAG GGCTTTCATGTATGTTGAAAAGGACCAGGAGTGTTGGACGGCAGCAGCAAACTCTAAATCAGAGATGGTCTTGCGCAGGAGCAGCACAGCTTTATATGAAAAACAAT TATATCTCCTGGAGTGTGTGAATGGAATAGGAACAGATTACAGGGGAACAAAGGCCAGAACAAAATCAGGAAAGACATGTCAGAAATGGGAAGCAAAACAACCACACAGGCCCAA CATTACACCACAGAGTCATCCCCGAGCAGACCTGGAGTCCAACTTCTGCAGAAACCCTGATGGAGACAGCGGGGGACCCTGGTGTTACACCACTGACGCCAGTACCCGCTGGGAGCACTGCGACGTGCCCAGCTGCACTG AGGAGTGTATACACTGCAGTGGTGAGGACTACAGAGGAAAAATCTCCACCACTGAAAGCGGCTTCACCTGTCAGCGCTGGGACTCCCAGAAACCTCACAACCACGGCTACATCCCCTCCGT TCTTACAGAGAAGTATCTTGAGGAGAATTACTGCAGGAACCCTGACGGAGAAGCCCGACCATGGTGCTTCACCACCAGCCCATCCAAACGATGGGAAATCTGCTCCATACCCCGCTGTG CATCAGAGCCTCCCACCGTCGTTCCAGAGCTGACCTGCGCCACCGGTGGAGGCAGCGCGTACCGAGGCACGGTCTCTGTCACAGAGTCTGGCAAAACATGCCAGGTCTGGTCGGCTCAAacgccacacaaacacaaccgcACTCCCGACAACTACCCCTGCAA AGGCCTGGATAGCAACTACTGCCGTAACCCTGACAACGAGATGATGCCCTGGTGTTACACCACTGACCCTAATACTCGATGGGAGTACTGCAGGGTGCCAAGCTGTGGGGATGCACCTGGACCAG GTGAGGCAGTGATTCCCCCAGAGGAGGAAGACTGTTATGAGGGGGACGGAACGACTTACCGTGGAATAACATCGGAGACCATCAGTGGAAAGAAATGTCAAGCCTGGAGCGCCATGACTCCTCATAGCCATCGAAAAACTCCACAGGTTTTCCCCTCAGC GGACCTCAGGAGGAATCTGTGCAGGAACCCTGATGGAGACCGAGCTCCCTGGTGTTACACTATGGACCCCGGAGTCCGCTGGGAGTACTGCAACTTGGAGAAATGCCCTCCTGCTGCAGTACCCACCCAATCTACTAAACCCGAGGTCCCCTCCAGTGCCACCCAGACCCCACCAGAGAAAG ACTGTAAGGTCGGGAATGGAGCTACATACCGCGGCCCAACCTCCATCACCATACTGGGCGTGACCTGCCAGGCCTGGAGTGCTCAGAGCCCTCACCAACACAATAGTTTCACCCCACGAACTCACCCCGACAAGGGTCTGGATGGcaat CAATGCAGAAACCCAGACAGCGATGTGAATGGACCGTGGTGCTACACTACTGACACGAGCAAGAAGTGGGATTACTGTCAGATCCCTGACTGTG CAGGAATGAAGTGCGGAACGCCAGTCATCAAACCAAAGCGCTGTTTTGGTCGTATTGTGGGAGGCTGCGTGTCTAAACCTCACTCGTGGCCCTGGCAAATCAGCCTTCGGACCAA TACAGGGATCCATTTCTGTGGAGGAACTCTGATTAGCGCTCAGTGGGTCCTTACTGCCGCTCACTGCCTGGAGAG GTCCAAGCGGCCCTCAGCCTACAGGGTAGTTCTGGGTGTTCACACAGAGAGAGCTGCAGAGCCGACCAAACAGGAAAAGGCACTGGAAAAACTGGTGCTGGGACCCAACAGAGCCGACATCGCTCTGCTCAAACTGGAGAG ccctgTACTAATAAATGACAAAGTCCTGCCAGTTTGTCTGCCAGAAAAGGACTTTATTGTTGCCAGTGGAACAGAGTGTTATGTTACTGGATGGGGTGAAACTCAAG GTACGGGAGGTGAGGGCGTCCTGAAGGAAACTGGTTTCCCTGTGATCGAGAATAAGATCTGTAATCGTCCGTCCTACCTGAACGGCAGAGTCAAAGATCACGAGATGTGTGCAGGAAACATTGAAGGAGGAACAGACAGCTGCCAG GGTGACAGCGGAGGTCCTCTAGTGTGTTATTCCCAGAACAGGTATATCCTGCAGGGTGTCACGTCCTGGGGTTTGGGATGTGCCAATGCCATGAAACCCGGCGTCTACGCACGAGTCTCCAAGTTTGTCGACTGGATTGAGAGAACCATCAAAGCCGGTTAA
- the plg gene encoding plasminogen isoform X2 encodes MDLYKAAFLLGTLICTVSGTEVDGYAKTEGAWILSLNKRMYSVNAVAECATKCDTETSFTCRAFMYVEKDQECWTAAANSKSEMVLRRSSTALYEKQLYLLECVNGIGTDYRGTKARTKSGKTCQKWEAKQPHRPNITPQSHPRADLESNFCRNPDGDSGGPWCYTTDASTRWEHCDVPSCTEECIHCSGEDYRGKISTTESGFTCQRWDSQKPHNHGYIPSVLTEKYLEENYCRNPDGEARPWCFTTSPSKRWEICSIPRCASEPPTVVPELTCATGGGSAYRGTVSVTESGKTCQVWSAQTPHKHNRTPDNYPCKGLDSNYCRNPDNEMMPWCYTTDPNTRWEYCRVPSCGDAPGPGEAVIPPEEEDCYEGDGTTYRGITSETISGKKCQAWSAMTPHSHRKTPQVFPSADLRRNLCRNPDGDRAPWCYTMDPGVRWEYCNLEKCPPAAVPTQSTKPEVPSSATQTPPEKDCKVGNGATYRGPTSITILGVTCQAWSAQSPHQHNSFTPRTHPDKGLDGNQCRNPDSDVNGPWCYTTDTSKKWDYCQIPDCGMKCGTPVIKPKRCFGRIVGGCVSKPHSWPWQISLRTNTGIHFCGGTLISAQWVLTAAHCLERSKRPSAYRVVLGVHTERAAEPTKQEKALEKLVLGPNRADIALLKLESPVLINDKVLPVCLPEKDFIVASGTECYVTGWGETQGTGGEGVLKETGFPVIENKICNRPSYLNGRVKDHEMCAGNIEGGTDSCQGDSGGPLVCYSQNRYILQGVTSWGLGCANAMKPGVYARVSKFVDWIERTIKAG; translated from the exons ATGGACCTGTACAAAGCAGCTTTCCTCCTGGGAACCCTGATCTGCACTG TCAGCGGTACTGAGGTGGACGGCTATGCCAAAACTGAAGGAGCGTGGATCCTCTCGCTGAACAAAAGAATGTACTCTGTAAACGCTGTGGCTGAGTGTGCCACCAAATGTGACACTGAAACATCCTTCACATGCAG GGCTTTCATGTATGTTGAAAAGGACCAGGAGTGTTGGACGGCAGCAGCAAACTCTAAATCAGAGATGGTCTTGCGCAGGAGCAGCACAGCTTTATATGAAAAACAAT TATATCTCCTGGAGTGTGTGAATGGAATAGGAACAGATTACAGGGGAACAAAGGCCAGAACAAAATCAGGAAAGACATGTCAGAAATGGGAAGCAAAACAACCACACAGGCCCAA CATTACACCACAGAGTCATCCCCGAGCAGACCTGGAGTCCAACTTCTGCAGAAACCCTGATGGAGACAGCGGGGGACCCTGGTGTTACACCACTGACGCCAGTACCCGCTGGGAGCACTGCGACGTGCCCAGCTGCACTG AGGAGTGTATACACTGCAGTGGTGAGGACTACAGAGGAAAAATCTCCACCACTGAAAGCGGCTTCACCTGTCAGCGCTGGGACTCCCAGAAACCTCACAACCACGGCTACATCCCCTCCGT TCTTACAGAGAAGTATCTTGAGGAGAATTACTGCAGGAACCCTGACGGAGAAGCCCGACCATGGTGCTTCACCACCAGCCCATCCAAACGATGGGAAATCTGCTCCATACCCCGCTGTG CATCAGAGCCTCCCACCGTCGTTCCAGAGCTGACCTGCGCCACCGGTGGAGGCAGCGCGTACCGAGGCACGGTCTCTGTCACAGAGTCTGGCAAAACATGCCAGGTCTGGTCGGCTCAAacgccacacaaacacaaccgcACTCCCGACAACTACCCCTGCAA AGGCCTGGATAGCAACTACTGCCGTAACCCTGACAACGAGATGATGCCCTGGTGTTACACCACTGACCCTAATACTCGATGGGAGTACTGCAGGGTGCCAAGCTGTGGGGATGCACCTGGACCAG GTGAGGCAGTGATTCCCCCAGAGGAGGAAGACTGTTATGAGGGGGACGGAACGACTTACCGTGGAATAACATCGGAGACCATCAGTGGAAAGAAATGTCAAGCCTGGAGCGCCATGACTCCTCATAGCCATCGAAAAACTCCACAGGTTTTCCCCTCAGC GGACCTCAGGAGGAATCTGTGCAGGAACCCTGATGGAGACCGAGCTCCCTGGTGTTACACTATGGACCCCGGAGTCCGCTGGGAGTACTGCAACTTGGAGAAATGCCCTCCTGCTGCAGTACCCACCCAATCTACTAAACCCGAGGTCCCCTCCAGTGCCACCCAGACCCCACCAGAGAAAG ACTGTAAGGTCGGGAATGGAGCTACATACCGCGGCCCAACCTCCATCACCATACTGGGCGTGACCTGCCAGGCCTGGAGTGCTCAGAGCCCTCACCAACACAATAGTTTCACCCCACGAACTCACCCCGACAAGGGTCTGGATGGcaat CAATGCAGAAACCCAGACAGCGATGTGAATGGACCGTGGTGCTACACTACTGACACGAGCAAGAAGTGGGATTACTGTCAGATCCCTGACTGTG GAATGAAGTGCGGAACGCCAGTCATCAAACCAAAGCGCTGTTTTGGTCGTATTGTGGGAGGCTGCGTGTCTAAACCTCACTCGTGGCCCTGGCAAATCAGCCTTCGGACCAA TACAGGGATCCATTTCTGTGGAGGAACTCTGATTAGCGCTCAGTGGGTCCTTACTGCCGCTCACTGCCTGGAGAG GTCCAAGCGGCCCTCAGCCTACAGGGTAGTTCTGGGTGTTCACACAGAGAGAGCTGCAGAGCCGACCAAACAGGAAAAGGCACTGGAAAAACTGGTGCTGGGACCCAACAGAGCCGACATCGCTCTGCTCAAACTGGAGAG ccctgTACTAATAAATGACAAAGTCCTGCCAGTTTGTCTGCCAGAAAAGGACTTTATTGTTGCCAGTGGAACAGAGTGTTATGTTACTGGATGGGGTGAAACTCAAG GTACGGGAGGTGAGGGCGTCCTGAAGGAAACTGGTTTCCCTGTGATCGAGAATAAGATCTGTAATCGTCCGTCCTACCTGAACGGCAGAGTCAAAGATCACGAGATGTGTGCAGGAAACATTGAAGGAGGAACAGACAGCTGCCAG GGTGACAGCGGAGGTCCTCTAGTGTGTTATTCCCAGAACAGGTATATCCTGCAGGGTGTCACGTCCTGGGGTTTGGGATGTGCCAATGCCATGAAACCCGGCGTCTACGCACGAGTCTCCAAGTTTGTCGACTGGATTGAGAGAACCATCAAAGCCGGTTAA